A portion of the Enterobacter sp. SA187 genome contains these proteins:
- the gcvT gene encoding glycine cleavage system aminomethyltransferase GcvT — translation MAQQTPLFEQHTLCGARMVDFHGWMMPLHYGSQLDEHHAVRRDAGMFDVSHMTIVDLKGTRTRDFLRYLLANDVARLTTPGKALYSGMLNASGGVIDDLIVYFFSEDFFRLVVNSATREKDLAWITEHAAPYAIDISVRDDLSLIAVQGPNAKAKAATLFSDEQREAVSGMKPFFGVETGGLFIATTGYTGEAGYEIAMPNEKAAEFWHALVEAGVKPCGLGARDTLRLEAGMNLYGQEMDEGVSPLAANMGWTIAWEPADRDFIGRDALEAQRENGTEQLVGLVMTEKGVLRNELPVRFTDHDGNQQEGVITSGTFSPTLGYSIALARVPAGIGETAIVQIRNREMPVTVTKPVFVRMGKPVA, via the coding sequence ATGGCTCAGCAGACTCCTTTGTTTGAACAACACACGCTATGTGGCGCGCGCATGGTGGATTTCCACGGCTGGATGATGCCGCTGCATTACGGCTCCCAGCTTGACGAGCATCACGCGGTACGCCGCGATGCAGGCATGTTCGATGTGTCCCACATGACCATCGTCGATCTGAAAGGCACCCGTACCCGCGACTTCCTGCGTTACCTGCTGGCCAACGACGTAGCCAGACTCACCACCCCCGGCAAGGCGCTCTACAGCGGCATGCTTAACGCCTCCGGCGGCGTGATTGACGACCTGATCGTCTACTTCTTCAGCGAAGACTTCTTCCGCCTGGTGGTCAACTCCGCCACCCGCGAAAAAGATCTCGCCTGGATCACCGAACACGCCGCGCCTTACGCCATCGACATCAGCGTGCGCGACGATCTATCGCTGATCGCCGTGCAGGGCCCGAACGCCAAAGCCAAAGCCGCCACGCTGTTCAGCGATGAACAACGTGAAGCCGTCAGCGGCATGAAGCCATTCTTTGGCGTGGAAACAGGCGGACTCTTTATTGCCACCACTGGCTACACCGGCGAAGCGGGCTATGAAATCGCCATGCCGAATGAAAAGGCCGCCGAATTCTGGCATGCGCTGGTGGAAGCGGGCGTGAAACCCTGCGGCCTGGGCGCGCGCGATACGCTGCGTCTGGAAGCGGGCATGAATCTTTACGGTCAGGAAATGGATGAAGGCGTCTCTCCGCTGGCCGCCAATATGGGCTGGACCATCGCCTGGGAACCCGCTGACCGCGACTTTATTGGCCGCGACGCGCTGGAAGCGCAGCGTGAAAATGGCACCGAACAGCTGGTCGGCCTGGTGATGACCGAAAAAGGCGTGCTGCGTAACGAACTGCCGGTGCGTTTCACTGACCACGACGGCAATCAGCAGGAAGGCGTTATCACCAGCGGTACCTTCTCACCGACGCTGGGCTACAGCATTGCGCTGGCCCGCGTACCGGCAGGCATTGGCGAAACCGCCATCGTACAGATCCGTAACCGCGAAATGCCGGTTACCGTTACCAAACCTGTTTTTGTGCGCATGGGTAAACCTGTCGCGTAA
- the ubiI gene encoding FAD-dependent 2-octaprenylphenol hydroxylase, producing the protein MQSVDVAIVGGGMVGLAVACGLQGSGLRVAVLEQNAPVPLAPDAPPELRVSAINAASEKLLTHLGVWSDILAHRVSCYHGMEVWDKDSFGRIAFDDESMGYSHLGHIVENAVVHQALWQKAQQSSDITLITPATLQQVAWGENDAFLTMQDGSMLTARLVVGADGANSWLRSKADIPLTYWDYGHHALVATIRTTEPHNATARQVFYGDGILAFLPLADPHLCSIVWSLPPREAEKMQQASTEDFNQALCVAFDNALGLCQVESERQVYPLTGRYARQFAGHRLALVGDAAHTIHPLAGQGVNLGFMDAAVLVNELRRLHREGKDIGQHLYLRRYERSRKHSAAVMLAGMQGFRGLFAGNNPAKKLLRDIGLKLADTLPGVKPQLIRQAMGLNDLPDWLK; encoded by the coding sequence TGCTGGAACAGAATGCGCCGGTGCCGCTGGCCCCGGATGCGCCGCCTGAACTGCGCGTATCCGCCATCAACGCCGCCAGTGAAAAACTGCTGACGCATCTGGGCGTCTGGTCTGACATTCTGGCGCACCGCGTCAGCTGCTATCACGGCATGGAAGTGTGGGACAAAGACAGCTTTGGCCGCATCGCCTTTGACGACGAAAGCATGGGCTACAGCCATCTGGGACACATCGTCGAAAACGCCGTGGTACATCAGGCGCTGTGGCAAAAAGCGCAGCAGAGCAGCGACATCACGTTGATTACCCCGGCCACGCTGCAACAGGTCGCCTGGGGCGAAAACGACGCCTTCCTTACCATGCAGGACGGCAGCATGCTGACGGCGCGGCTGGTGGTGGGCGCTGACGGCGCTAACTCCTGGCTGCGTAGCAAAGCCGATATTCCGCTCACTTACTGGGATTACGGCCATCACGCGCTGGTGGCGACCATCCGTACCACCGAGCCGCACAACGCCACCGCGCGTCAGGTGTTTTACGGCGACGGCATTCTGGCATTCCTGCCGCTGGCGGATCCGCATCTGTGCTCTATTGTCTGGTCGTTGCCACCGCGTGAGGCGGAAAAAATGCAGCAGGCCAGCACTGAAGACTTCAATCAGGCGCTGTGCGTGGCCTTCGACAATGCCCTTGGCCTGTGTCAGGTGGAGAGCGAGCGTCAGGTTTATCCCCTTACCGGACGCTACGCCCGTCAGTTTGCCGGCCACCGTCTGGCGCTGGTTGGCGACGCGGCGCACACCATTCATCCGCTGGCCGGGCAGGGCGTCAACCTGGGCTTTATGGATGCGGCAGTGCTGGTTAACGAGCTGCGTCGTCTGCATCGCGAGGGCAAAGACATCGGGCAGCATCTCTATCTGCGCCGTTACGAGCGCAGCCGCAAGCACAGCGCGGCGGTGATGCTCGCCGGGATGCAGGGCTTCCGTGGGCTGTTTGCCGGTAACAACCCGGCGAAAAAATTGCTGCGTGATATTGGTCTCAAGCTGGCCGACACCCTCCCTGGCGTGAAGCCGCAACTTATCCGTCAGGCGATGGGTCTCAACGACCTTCCCGACTGGCTGAAATAA
- the gcvH gene encoding glycine cleavage system protein GcvH, protein MSNVPAELKYSKEHEWLRKEADGSYTVGITEHAQELLGDMVFVDLPEVGATVSAGDDCAVAESVKAASDIYAPVSGEILAVNDALSDTPELVNSEPYSGGWIFKIKASDESEVAALLDASAYEALLEDE, encoded by the coding sequence ATGAGCAATGTACCGGCTGAACTGAAATACAGTAAAGAACATGAATGGCTGCGCAAAGAAGCGGACGGCAGCTACACCGTTGGCATTACCGAGCACGCGCAGGAGCTGCTGGGTGATATGGTGTTTGTCGATCTGCCTGAAGTGGGCGCGACCGTCAGCGCGGGCGACGACTGTGCCGTTGCCGAATCCGTAAAAGCCGCTTCCGATATTTATGCGCCGGTCAGCGGCGAGATCCTGGCCGTCAACGACGCGCTGAGCGACACGCCGGAGCTGGTCAACAGCGAGCCGTACAGCGGCGGCTGGATCTTCAAAATCAAAGCCAGCGATGAAAGCGAAGTTGCCGCTCTGCTGGACGCCAGCGCGTATGAAGCGCTGTTAGAAGACGAGTAA